In Aquiflexum balticum DSM 16537, a single genomic region encodes these proteins:
- a CDS encoding glycoside hydrolase family 127 protein: MRTLKHFILAVITFGTSSLNAQSDLIRLESVSFSKVTITDNFWKPKLEKVANTTLQVCIQQTEVETGRIRNFEKAARRANEKHEGIYYDDSDVYKALEAIAYSLKNHSDAELEAKADEWIDKIAAAQEEDGYINTFYTLTGLENRWKDMDKHEAYCAGHLIEAGVAYYQTTGKRKLLDVGIKMADHIDQQFRQSNTPWVVGHQEIELALVKLYKVTNEEKYLELSDWFLEQRGRGHGVGAIWNNPHWGPKYAQDDVPVKDQKEITGHAVRAMYMYTGAADVGAAKKDDGYMNAMKTVWEDVVHRNMYITGGIGSSGSNEGFSVDYDLPNERAYSETCASVGMVFWNQRMNSLEGDSKYVDVLERSLYNAALDGLSLKGDSFFYGNPLASNGQHSRRAWFGTACCPSNISRLVASVGDYIYATSENTIWVNLFIGSTTTFQMGKVEVPFEMSTNYPLDGEITIAMNPSKKTQYALRMRLPGWAKEEAVPGGLYQFEGKSKQTYSVMLNGRPVAHNLENGYITIDRKWGKGDVITYKLPMEVRKIRARNEVQANQDRIALQRGPMVYCVEGADNEGKAWNIVVPENSSFEAVEYTVLQEKVMAIQGNVNVVTVAEDGNSVLTKNQKITAIPYYTWANRGASEMQVWLPTKVKELKVNY, translated from the coding sequence ATGAGAACTTTAAAGCATTTCATTCTAGCCGTCATAACCTTTGGCACAAGCTCGCTAAATGCTCAATCTGACCTGATAAGGCTTGAATCTGTCAGCTTTTCCAAAGTTACTATCACAGACAATTTTTGGAAGCCAAAACTGGAAAAAGTAGCCAATACCACTTTGCAGGTATGCATCCAACAAACAGAGGTGGAAACCGGCCGGATCCGCAATTTCGAAAAAGCAGCGAGGCGGGCAAATGAAAAGCATGAGGGCATTTATTACGATGACAGTGATGTCTACAAAGCTTTGGAAGCCATTGCTTATTCTTTGAAAAACCATTCGGATGCTGAATTGGAAGCAAAGGCAGATGAGTGGATTGATAAAATAGCCGCTGCCCAAGAGGAGGATGGCTATATCAATACTTTCTATACCTTGACCGGATTGGAAAACAGGTGGAAGGACATGGACAAACACGAGGCTTATTGTGCGGGACATCTGATAGAAGCCGGTGTGGCTTATTATCAGACCACCGGAAAAAGGAAATTATTGGATGTAGGGATCAAAATGGCTGACCATATCGATCAGCAGTTCAGGCAAAGCAATACGCCGTGGGTAGTAGGCCATCAGGAAATCGAACTGGCTTTGGTCAAATTGTACAAAGTCACTAATGAGGAAAAGTATCTGGAATTGTCCGATTGGTTTTTGGAACAAAGGGGTAGGGGACATGGTGTAGGTGCGATTTGGAATAATCCACATTGGGGGCCAAAATATGCCCAAGATGATGTCCCTGTCAAAGATCAAAAAGAAATTACAGGTCATGCAGTCAGGGCCATGTATATGTACACCGGTGCCGCCGATGTGGGTGCCGCCAAAAAAGATGATGGATATATGAATGCCATGAAGACAGTGTGGGAGGATGTGGTTCATAGAAACATGTACATCACAGGGGGGATAGGATCTTCGGGTAGCAATGAAGGTTTTTCAGTGGATTACGACCTTCCCAACGAGCGGGCATACAGTGAAACCTGTGCTTCGGTGGGTATGGTTTTCTGGAATCAAAGAATGAATTCCCTGGAAGGAGATTCCAAGTATGTGGATGTATTGGAGCGAAGTCTATACAATGCGGCCCTGGATGGATTGAGTCTGAAAGGGGACAGCTTCTTTTATGGAAATCCCTTGGCTTCCAATGGACAGCATTCCCGAAGGGCTTGGTTTGGAACAGCTTGCTGTCCTTCCAATATTTCCCGGTTGGTCGCTTCGGTCGGGGATTATATCTATGCAACTTCCGAAAACACCATTTGGGTCAATCTCTTCATCGGGAGCACAACTACTTTCCAAATGGGTAAGGTGGAGGTTCCTTTTGAAATGAGCACTAATTATCCTTTGGATGGTGAGATTACAATTGCCATGAATCCCTCCAAAAAGACTCAGTATGCATTGAGAATGAGGTTGCCGGGTTGGGCCAAGGAGGAAGCTGTGCCGGGTGGATTGTACCAATTTGAAGGAAAAAGCAAGCAGACTTATTCAGTAATGCTGAACGGCAGACCTGTGGCACATAATCTCGAAAACGGATATATTACCATTGACAGGAAGTGGGGAAAAGGAGATGTCATCACCTATAAGCTCCCTATGGAAGTCAGGAAAATCAGGGCAAGAAATGAAGTACAGGCCAATCAGGATAGGATTGCATTGCAAAGAGGCCCCATGGTCTATTGTGTGGAGGGAGCGGATAATGAGGGGAAAGCCTGGAATATAGTCGTGCCTGAAAACAGTAGTTTTGAGGCAGTAGAGTATACAGTTCTTCAGGAAAAAGTGATGGCCATTCAGGGTAATGTAAATGTAGTGACTGTAGCTGAAGATGGAAATAGTGTACTCACCAAAAATCAAAAAATCACTGCTATTCCTTATTACACCTGGGCCAATCGTGGTGCCAGCGAAATGCAGGTTTGGTTACCGACCAAAGTGAAGGAATTGAAGGTGAATTATTGA
- a CDS encoding sialidase family protein — protein MSYTVKFLGPLLLFLFAAFVSNAQETIVFEGGKEGHAIYRIPAIISLPNGELMAFAEGRVHGTDDFGDINLVMKRSMDQGQTWSSLKMLVDYDSLQAGNPAPVVDLHDPKYPQGVIYLFFNTGNNHEYEVRMNQGVREVWMMKSFDLGNTWEEPLNITLQTHRPNNPQFNPNYNFKEDWRHYANTPGHAFQFQEGKFKGRIFVAANHSVGPPKDNFEEYQAHGFFTDDHGKTFQLSESITFPGSNESIAAELSDNRMIMSIRNQRGDIRNRILAYSSDGGTSWDTAYFEESLPDPVCQASILPIGMRNGKTVLAHSNAADPNHRNNLTIKISYDEGKTWSKSILVDRTDDPKKSSWTAYSDLVNLDQNTVGILYERDNYTEIVFKPITWDKE, from the coding sequence ATGTCTTATACCGTTAAGTTTCTCGGGCCATTATTACTATTTCTATTTGCAGCATTCGTAAGTAATGCCCAGGAAACCATAGTATTCGAAGGTGGAAAAGAAGGCCATGCCATTTATAGGATTCCTGCCATCATTTCATTGCCCAATGGCGAACTCATGGCTTTTGCTGAGGGCAGGGTTCATGGGACAGATGATTTTGGAGATATCAATCTGGTGATGAAAAGAAGTATGGATCAGGGACAGACTTGGTCTTCTTTAAAGATGCTGGTAGATTATGACTCCCTTCAGGCTGGTAATCCCGCCCCTGTAGTGGATCTACATGACCCCAAATATCCCCAAGGTGTGATCTACCTGTTTTTCAATACCGGAAACAACCACGAGTATGAAGTAAGAATGAATCAGGGTGTCAGAGAAGTTTGGATGATGAAATCATTTGACTTGGGAAATACTTGGGAAGAACCTCTTAACATCACCTTACAAACACACAGGCCAAATAATCCTCAATTCAACCCAAATTATAACTTCAAAGAAGATTGGAGACATTATGCCAATACACCCGGACATGCTTTTCAGTTTCAGGAAGGAAAATTTAAGGGTAGGATATTTGTGGCAGCCAATCATTCCGTAGGTCCTCCAAAGGATAATTTCGAAGAATATCAGGCCCATGGATTTTTCACAGATGACCATGGTAAAACTTTTCAACTTTCTGAATCCATTACCTTCCCAGGCTCAAATGAATCCATTGCTGCCGAATTGTCTGACAATAGGATGATTATGAGCATTCGGAACCAAAGAGGTGATATCCGAAATAGGATATTGGCTTATTCCAGCGATGGTGGTACTTCTTGGGATACAGCATATTTTGAAGAATCCCTTCCTGACCCCGTTTGTCAGGCCTCTATTTTACCGATTGGGATGAGGAATGGGAAGACGGTACTTGCACATTCCAATGCTGCGGACCCAAATCACAGGAATAACCTGACCATCAAAATCAGCTACGATGAAGGAAAGACCTGGTCAAAATCCATTTTGGTAGACAGAACAGATGATCCAAAAAAATCTTCCTGGACAGCTTACAGTGATTTGGTAAACCTTGACCAAAATACGGTTGGCATTCTGTACGAAAGGGACAATTATACGGAGATTGTTTTCAAACCAATTACTTGGGATAAAGAATGA
- a CDS encoding 6-phosphogluconolactonase has product MSQIAAQIVIEEVSCKPDLLFCAATGNSPTGMYAGMAENKEMFHKMKVVKMDEWGIIPLSHPDSCESYLQKHLLDPLEIPDARYTGFDTAPQIVVQEIGRMQNFISQNGPFDICILGLGKNGHIAFNEPNEYLVPEFHKAKLAASTIQHDPALSQGSEPAYGLCVGMRDILLSKKIIFLVTGKGKQTAIDQILSKKITTQCPASFLWMHPNVECLIDNSSL; this is encoded by the coding sequence ATGAGCCAAATAGCAGCTCAAATAGTGATAGAGGAGGTTTCTTGCAAACCTGATTTGCTTTTTTGTGCCGCCACAGGAAATTCGCCTACAGGGATGTATGCCGGGATGGCTGAGAATAAAGAAATGTTCCATAAAATGAAGGTGGTCAAAATGGATGAATGGGGAATCATCCCACTTTCCCATCCTGATTCCTGCGAAAGCTATCTTCAAAAGCATCTGTTGGATCCTTTGGAAATTCCAGACGCTCGTTACACGGGTTTTGATACTGCACCCCAAATTGTGGTTCAGGAGATCGGCCGCATGCAAAACTTTATCTCACAAAATGGACCATTCGATATCTGTATCCTGGGATTGGGAAAAAACGGCCATATTGCTTTCAATGAACCGAATGAATATTTAGTACCGGAATTTCACAAAGCGAAATTGGCTGCATCAACCATCCAACATGACCCGGCTTTATCGCAAGGAAGCGAACCTGCTTATGGGCTTTGTGTTGGTATGAGAGATATTTTGTTAAGCAAAAAAATAATCTTCTTGGTGACAGGAAAAGGCAAACAGACCGCCATTGATCAGATTTTGTCTAAAAAAATCACTACCCAATGTCCGGCATCTTTTCTTTGGATGCATCCCAATGTGGAATGTTTGATTGATAACTCAAGTCTTTAA
- a CDS encoding PVC-type heme-binding CxxCH protein, with protein MSKPYFKLFPLNSAFLLLLLACLSCQWSANDSMERSLENALQTFELEEGFQIELIAGEPLISDPVDMEIDEYGRMYVVEMHGYPLDLSGSGKIKLLSDTNGDGKMDQSTVFAENLVLPTGILRWKNGILVTDPPHVYYLEDNDGDGKADIKEIVLTGFAVSNPQHNVNSPRLGLDNWIYLGHEPAVSTNTFQDLLGDRGSEVHFPSNPEGVRLPQNAGGRSVRFRPDSFELEVLASRTQFGHTFDKWGHRFVINNNNHIIQDVIPARYLNRNPYLLVSQSTESISDHGNAAEVFPITKNPEHQLLTDLGVMTSACGITAYLGGAFSNEYDKAVFIAEPVSNILHIDLLSDNGTLFKASRQHPDKEFLASTDSWFRPVNMYIGPDGALYLLDYYRQYIEHPEWMADDVVNSGALYNGTDKGRIYRITPKGTKPLNWSNKLKLGDFTDQELVEKLADSNIWWRRNAQRLLVDREISEIPDELFFMANNNQKPEGRVHALWTLEGLGKTNPELIINALQDKEAGVRKNAIQIAELHLSKYPEMESALFQMVSDYDPKVRFQLLCTLGFLKGEAVSLAREKLLFEDIEDKWMQVAALSAPFEDNKTLMQATLSNYKEEIPAYGILVQRLSAMTASSLDKDAIMDLISKGTSTTTGQVSTWQAPLLAGLAQGLQSKTIEGPTFLPAENMLLTACFENPSIPVRDASVELLKALGVTESSQSKILLEKAKTIAANKNLSEQERVIGINFLSLFNPEDNKTFFKSLLKPIEPNEVQLAALKAISRIPDTSAAELVVELWPSFTPVIREEGLNTLMANNDRIGILLDAMEKGIIQANNLGWPRSVRLMNNSNIPLRTRARLLINSEEKSNEEILQQYQTSLTLNGSQLKGQTVYQENCAVCHKMGQDLGMAFGPDLATMKNRRPENILSDILLPNLSIADGYDLWAVEMQNGENLQGLIASETPTAILLRFAGGQERNVARQDIRSLKVMEMSGMPSGLENNINPQEMADLLAFILKFN; from the coding sequence ATGTCAAAACCTTATTTTAAATTATTTCCACTTAATTCTGCTTTTTTATTACTATTGCTTGCGTGCCTTTCCTGCCAATGGTCTGCCAATGACTCCATGGAAAGGTCTTTGGAGAATGCACTTCAGACTTTTGAATTAGAAGAAGGATTCCAGATTGAACTGATTGCCGGAGAGCCATTGATATCAGATCCTGTGGATATGGAAATTGATGAGTATGGGAGAATGTATGTCGTGGAAATGCATGGTTATCCTTTGGACCTGAGTGGCAGTGGAAAAATCAAACTCTTGTCTGATACCAATGGGGATGGCAAAATGGACCAAAGTACAGTCTTCGCTGAAAATCTGGTTTTGCCAACAGGAATCCTACGCTGGAAAAATGGGATTTTGGTCACCGACCCACCACATGTTTATTATCTGGAAGACAATGATGGGGATGGTAAAGCGGATATCAAAGAAATTGTCTTGACAGGATTTGCGGTATCAAACCCACAACATAATGTCAATAGCCCAAGGTTGGGATTGGACAATTGGATCTATCTTGGCCATGAACCTGCGGTATCGACCAACACCTTCCAGGATCTGTTAGGCGACAGGGGCTCTGAAGTTCATTTCCCCTCAAATCCTGAAGGTGTGCGATTACCCCAAAACGCTGGCGGCAGAAGTGTGAGATTTCGTCCTGATAGTTTTGAATTGGAAGTTTTGGCAAGCCGCACCCAATTTGGGCATACTTTTGATAAATGGGGCCATCGTTTCGTCATCAATAACAACAACCATATCATTCAAGATGTCATTCCCGCAAGGTATCTTAACCGAAATCCCTATCTGCTGGTTTCACAGAGTACCGAATCCATTTCTGACCATGGTAATGCCGCTGAAGTTTTCCCCATCACCAAAAATCCCGAGCATCAACTCCTGACTGATTTAGGAGTAATGACATCTGCCTGTGGCATCACAGCGTATCTTGGCGGAGCTTTTTCCAACGAATATGATAAGGCTGTTTTTATTGCCGAACCTGTCAGTAATATCCTACACATAGATTTGCTTTCAGACAATGGGACACTCTTCAAAGCCAGTCGCCAACATCCTGACAAGGAATTTCTTGCCTCCACTGATTCCTGGTTCAGACCTGTTAATATGTATATCGGTCCTGATGGAGCCCTTTATCTCCTTGATTATTACAGACAGTATATCGAGCACCCTGAGTGGATGGCTGATGATGTCGTGAATTCCGGGGCATTGTATAATGGTACAGACAAAGGGAGAATTTACAGAATCACGCCTAAAGGAACAAAGCCATTGAATTGGTCCAACAAATTGAAATTGGGGGATTTTACTGATCAGGAACTGGTCGAAAAACTTGCTGATTCCAATATCTGGTGGAGAAGAAATGCCCAGAGACTTTTGGTGGACAGGGAAATTTCAGAAATTCCGGATGAGTTATTTTTCATGGCAAACAACAATCAAAAGCCTGAAGGTAGGGTTCATGCTTTGTGGACCTTAGAAGGTCTTGGTAAAACAAATCCGGAACTGATCATCAATGCACTTCAGGACAAAGAGGCGGGAGTACGGAAAAACGCCATTCAGATTGCAGAACTTCATCTGTCCAAATACCCCGAAATGGAATCTGCCTTGTTTCAAATGGTTTCGGATTATGATCCCAAAGTTCGTTTTCAGCTACTTTGTACCTTGGGATTTTTAAAAGGGGAAGCCGTTTCATTGGCAAGGGAAAAATTACTTTTTGAGGATATAGAGGATAAATGGATGCAAGTAGCAGCATTGTCCGCCCCTTTTGAGGATAACAAAACATTAATGCAAGCCACCCTATCAAATTATAAAGAAGAAATTCCTGCTTATGGTATTTTGGTGCAGCGATTAAGTGCCATGACAGCATCCAGTTTGGATAAAGATGCCATTATGGATTTAATCAGCAAAGGGACTTCTACCACCACAGGACAAGTCAGTACTTGGCAGGCCCCACTCCTTGCAGGCTTGGCACAAGGACTTCAAAGTAAAACAATAGAGGGACCAACATTTCTTCCTGCTGAAAATATGCTTTTGACTGCCTGTTTTGAAAATCCGTCCATTCCGGTCAGAGATGCATCTGTAGAACTTTTAAAAGCGTTAGGTGTGACCGAATCTTCCCAGTCAAAAATCTTATTGGAAAAAGCCAAAACCATCGCAGCAAACAAAAACTTGTCTGAGCAGGAAAGAGTCATTGGTATCAATTTCCTTTCCCTTTTTAATCCAGAGGATAACAAAACTTTTTTCAAAAGTCTGCTAAAGCCCATTGAACCAAATGAGGTGCAGTTGGCAGCACTTAAGGCAATAAGTCGCATTCCTGATACTTCAGCAGCTGAATTGGTGGTGGAATTATGGCCATCATTTACTCCCGTAATCCGGGAAGAAGGGTTGAACACTTTAATGGCCAACAATGACAGGATCGGCATTTTGTTGGATGCGATGGAAAAGGGAATCATCCAAGCCAACAACCTTGGTTGGCCAAGAAGTGTCAGGCTGATGAACAATTCCAATATTCCCCTTCGTACCCGTGCCAGATTACTGATCAACAGTGAAGAGAAAAGCAATGAGGAAATCCTGCAACAATACCAAACCAGTCTGACATTAAATGGATCACAATTAAAAGGTCAAACTGTATATCAGGAGAATTGTGCTGTTTGCCACAAGATGGGACAGGATTTGGGGATGGCATTTGGTCCTGATCTGGCTACCATGAAAAACAGAAGGCCCGAAAATATCCTCAGTGACATACTTCTTCCCAATCTGTCCATTGCAGATGGCTATGATCTTTGGGCTGTAGAAATGCAAAATGGGGAAAATTTACAGGGTTTGATTGCTTCGGAAACCCCAACTGCAATCCTACTTAGATTTGCTGGTGGTCAAGAAAGAAATGTAGCAAGACAGGATATCCGGTCCTTGAAGGTGATGGAAATGTCAGGCATGCCCTCGGGTCTTGAAAACAATATCAATCCTCAGGAAATGGCTGATTTATTGGCCTTTATACTTAAATTCAATTAA
- a CDS encoding polysaccharide deacetylase family protein → MKSNHILIQILILLAFVNQTLAQGQKFPWPDGKKMALSLSFDDARASNTSLGIPLLDEYGIKATFFVIPASVKKDLNNWKKAVANGHEIGNHSIMHPCSGNFIWSRERALENYTLDKMRAELVQASAEIEKLLGVVPKVYAYPCGEKFVGKGIHTQSLVPLISEMFLAGRGWMDEAPSDPIYADLAQLTGMEMDQKEFEEILPLIESASKNGQWLVLAGHETDHSGNQTTRLSMLKKLAAYANDPSNGIWIAPIGTIAKYVNETRLAIADTMNIPQLVRPSVDGQLRLTAENGRGIGPAIQYMPEWKAFGWFTSNDSVVWEVDVPMDGNYEVWLDWSVSDEEAGKEFILTAGKEKLLGIVEKSGSWETFQKKSIGTIPLKKGYGKVIFKSNEAFEEDGAILDLRELTLIRKD, encoded by the coding sequence ATGAAATCTAATCATATCCTCATTCAAATCTTAATTCTCTTGGCTTTTGTAAATCAGACCTTAGCGCAAGGCCAAAAATTCCCCTGGCCTGATGGGAAGAAGATGGCGCTTAGTTTGAGTTTTGACGATGCCAGGGCCAGCAATACGAGTTTAGGGATTCCACTTTTGGATGAATACGGAATCAAAGCCACTTTTTTTGTAATTCCTGCCAGTGTGAAAAAAGACCTTAACAACTGGAAAAAGGCTGTAGCTAACGGCCATGAAATAGGTAACCATTCCATTATGCATCCATGTAGCGGAAATTTTATTTGGTCAAGAGAACGGGCATTGGAAAACTATACCCTGGATAAAATGAGGGCGGAGTTGGTACAGGCAAGTGCGGAAATCGAAAAACTTCTGGGAGTTGTTCCCAAGGTGTATGCCTATCCCTGTGGGGAGAAATTTGTCGGAAAAGGAATACATACCCAAAGTTTAGTGCCCTTGATTTCAGAGATGTTCTTGGCAGGAAGAGGTTGGATGGATGAAGCTCCGTCTGACCCGATTTATGCTGACTTGGCACAATTGACCGGTATGGAAATGGATCAAAAGGAATTTGAGGAAATATTGCCATTGATCGAATCTGCTTCCAAAAACGGCCAATGGTTGGTACTTGCAGGACATGAAACGGATCATTCAGGAAATCAAACAACTCGCCTGAGCATGCTGAAAAAACTGGCAGCTTATGCCAATGACCCTTCCAACGGAATCTGGATCGCTCCAATTGGTACGATCGCCAAGTATGTAAATGAAACAAGGCTTGCTATTGCCGACACCATGAATATACCCCAACTGGTCAGACCATCCGTAGATGGTCAGTTGCGACTAACCGCTGAAAATGGCAGAGGAATTGGCCCAGCCATTCAATATATGCCGGAGTGGAAAGCTTTTGGATGGTTCACCTCCAATGATAGCGTGGTGTGGGAAGTAGATGTACCTATGGATGGAAACTATGAAGTCTGGCTGGATTGGTCAGTTTCTGATGAAGAAGCCGGAAAAGAATTTATTTTGACTGCCGGAAAAGAAAAACTGTTGGGAATAGTTGAAAAATCGGGTTCATGGGAGACTTTCCAAAAAAAATCCATAGGAACAATCCCATTGAAAAAAGGATATGGAAAAGTAATCTTTAAATCCAATGAAGCTTTTGAAGAGGATGGGGCGATCTTGGATTTAAGAGAGCTCACATTGATCAGGAAAGACTAA